A region from the Mya arenaria isolate MELC-2E11 chromosome 2, ASM2691426v1 genome encodes:
- the LOC128217056 gene encoding sodium/calcium exchanger 3-like isoform X5 translates to MSDTVQISNVSVDLNNYTCSSKGLILPLVSEYTWGTGGRAFLYLIGLLWIFLAVAIIADVFMCSIERITAKTTKIRVADPDVEGGYREMDVRVWNNTVANLSLLALGTSAPEILLSVIEIIGNGFKAGNLGPGTIVGSAAFNLLVISGICIMSIPSPDTRRIKEIKVFFVTAFTCVFAYVWMAIVLMVSTPNRVDIWEALVTLAMFPILILVAYLADRNFCMGRKDEHAEGVVGFSLVSDEDPERKRESRRVHDGDGEADLMHLAKELGHEVRDGDLSEHEAAQLAIAKANENTSHDRGWYRVNATRMLTGGRKLIPRVLTNFQQLYDNIQLAPEDRADKDIAMRSKDHTAGGSKAVVEFTAAAVSVLENEGKVRIGIRRYGKKDMPCTVRVETINGTALAGEDYKPFSEDVLFSKNEELRQVFIEIVDDCEWEPDEFFFVRLTIPVQEDQSHEQVAIGNVAINQVTIINDDEPGKLEFAKPSLVIKESYYVARIPVNRINGCDGHVSVKWRTSDITAKEGIDYQGREGLLTFDNQEINKTIDIPLFESKKKERDECFAIELGDCDGGAELGKIRKTIVTIVNDDEFDGIVSRLLNMTKANMGGMALESSTWVQQFKEAMNVNGGDIDNATFLDYVLHFFTFGWKIIFACVPPAKYGGGWPTFLISLGVIGLLTTFINDLAGTFGCLIGLDDAITAITFVALGTSMPDTFASKTAALNEKTADSSVGNVNGSNSVNVFLGLGLPWTIASIYWAVKGEYFEVPAGSLGFTVIVYSVFACIALGLLLLRRFLPVFGRAELGGPQGPKIASGVFVIFLWVFYVILTALQVKDVIKVSF, encoded by the exons ATGTCGGACACGGTGCAGATCAGCAACGTGTCGGTCGACTTGAACAACTATACATGCTCGAGCAAGGGGCTCATACTTCCGCTGGTGAGCGAGTACACGTGGGGGACCGGTGGCCGCGCCTTCCTCTACCTGATTGGGCTGTTGTGGATATTCTTGGCGGTAGCTATCATCGCCGACGTCTTTATGTGTTCCATCGAACGAATCACTGCCAAGACCACCAAGATTCGCGTAGCGGACCCGGATGTGGAGGGTGGTTACCGGGAAATGGACGTCCGTGTGTGGAATAACACTGTCGCCAACCTCAGTTTGCTGGCGCTCGGAACTAGCGCACCAGAGATCTTGCTGTCCGTAATTGAAATCATTGGCAATGGGTTTAAGGCCGGCAACCTTGGGCCAGGAACGATCGTTGGTTCCGCGGCCTTTAATCTCCTCGTTATTTCCGGTATCTGTATCATGTCGATACCTTCACCGGACACACGTCGCATCAAGGAGATAAAAGTGTTCTTCGTGACGGCGTTTACGTGCGTATTCGCGTACGTGTGGATGGCGATCGTGCTGATGGTATCAACGCCAAACAGGGTGGACATCTGGGAAGCGCTCGTGACCCTAGCCATGTTCCCCATCCTCATCCTCGTCGCATACCTCGCTGACCGAAACTTCTGTATGGGCCGGAAGGACGAACATGCCGAGGGCGTCGTCGGCTTCTCTCTAG TGAGCGATGAGGACCCTGAGCGTAAACGGGAGTCCCGTCGGGTGCATGATGGAGACGGCGAGGCCGACCTCATGCACCTCGCTAAG GAACTGGGTCACGAGGTCCGAGACGGCGACCTGAGCGAACATGAGGCTGCCCAGCTTGCCATCGCCAAGGCAAACGAGAACACCTCCCATGACCGCGGCTGGTATCGCGTTAACGCCACGCGCATGCTCACCGGAGGCCGGAAACTCATACCGCGTGTGCTCACCAACTTCCAACAG CTGTACGACAACATTCAGCTTGCGCCAGAAGATCGTGCAGACAAGGATATTGCGATGCGGTCCAAGGACCACACGGCCGGCGGCTCGAAGGCGGTGGTGGAGTTCACTGCAGCCGCCGTCAGCGTACTGGAAAACGAGGGCAAGGTCAGGATCGGCATCCGGCGCTATGGAAAGAAGGACATGCCCTGTACCGTCCG TGTAGAGACCATCAACGGCACGGCCCTGGCTGGCGAGGACTATAAGCCCTTTAGTGAGGACGTGCTCTTCTCAAAGAACGAGGAGCTGCGCCAGGTCTTCATCGAAATCGTCGACGACTGCGAGTGGGAACCAGATGAGTTCTTCTTCGTCAGGTTGACCATTCCTGTACAAGAGGACCAGAGCCACGAACAGGTCGCCATTGGCAACGTGGCCATTAACCAGGTCACCATCATTAATGACGACG AACCTGGAAAGCTGGAGTTCGCTAAGCCCAGCTTGGTGATAAAAGAGAGCTACTACGTGGCACGGATCCCGGTGAACCGCATCAACGGCTGCGACGGTCACGTGAGTGTCAAATGGCGTACGTCAGACATCACAGCGAAGGAGGGTATCGATTACCAGGGTCGCGAGGGTCTACTCACGTTCGACAAccaggaaataaacaaaaccatCGACATACCACTCTTTGAAAGCAAG AAGAAGGAGCGTGACGAGTGTTTCGCTATCGAGCTTGGCGATTGTGACGGCGGAGCGGAGCTCGGCAAGATCCGTAAAACCATCGTCACCATCGTCAACGACGACG AGTTTGACGGCATCGTGAGTCGGCTATTGAATATGACGAAGGCGAATATGGGTGGTATGGCGCTCGAGTCCTCCACGTGGGTGCAGCAGTTCAAGGAAGCGATGAACGTCAACGGCGGCGATATCGACAACGCTACCTTCCTCGACTACGTCCTCCACTTCTTCACTTTTGGATGGAAG ATAATCTTCGCGTGTGTACCCCCAGCAAAGTACGGGGGCGGATGGCCGACGTTCCTCATTTCGCTGGGGGTCATCGGGCTCCTCACGACGTTTATAAACGACCTCGCGGGCACATTCGGATGTCTCATCGGGCTCGACGACGCCATTACCGCCATCACATTCGTCGCGCTCG GAACGAGTATGCCTGACACGTTTGCGAGTAAGACGGCAGCGCTAAACGAGAAGACGGCTGACAGCTCGGTGGGGAACGTGAACGGAAGTAACTCGGTGAACGTGTTCCTGGGACTCGGGTTGCCCTGGACCATCGCCTCCATCTACTGGGCAGTCAAG GGTGAATATTTTGAAGTACCGGCGGGTTCCCTAGGCTTCACGGTGATCGTGTACTCGGTGTTCGCTTGTATAGCGCTAGGCCTCCTCCTCCTTCGCCGCTTTCTTCCGGTATTCGGGCGCGCTGAGCTGGGCGGTCCCCAGGGCCCTAAGATTGCCTCAGGCGTGTTCGTTATCTTCCTGTGGGTGTTTTATGTAATACTTACCGCTCTGCAGGTCAAGGATGTTATCAAGGTCAGCTTCTGA
- the LOC128217056 gene encoding sodium/calcium exchanger 3-like isoform X3, whose product MSDTVQISNVSVDLNNYTCSSKGLILPLVSEYTWGTGGRAFLYLIGLLWIFLAVAIIADVFMCSIERITAKTTKIRVADPDVEGGYREMDVRVWNNTVANLSLLALGTSAPEILLSVIEIIGNGFKAGNLGPGTIVGSAAFNLLVISGICIMSIPSPDTRRIKEIKVFFVTAFTCVFAYVWMAIVLMVSTPNRVDIWEALVTLAMFPILILVAYLADRNFCMGRKDEHAEGVVGFSLEDKGLLKSEVRGQARSYETMSDEDPERKRESRRVHDGDGEADLMHLAKELGHEVRDGDLSEHEAAQLAIAKANENTSHDRGWYRVNATRMLTGGRKLIPRVLTNFQQLYDNIQLAPEDRADKDIAMRSKDHTAGGSKAVVEFTAAAVSVLENEGKVRIGIRRYGKKDMPCTVRVETINGTALAGEDYKPFSEDVLFSKNEELRQVFIEIVDDCEWEPDEFFFVRLTIPVQEDQSHEQVAIGNVAINQVTIINDDEPGKLEFAKPSLVIKESYYVARIPVNRINGCDGHVSVKWRTSDITAKEGIDYQGREGLLTFDNQEINKTIDIPLFESKKKERDECFAIELGDCDGGAELGKIRKTIVTIVNDDEFDGIVSRLLNMTKANMGGMALESSTWVQQFKEAMNVNGGDIDNATFLDYVLHFFTFGWKIIFACVPPAKYGGGWPTFLISLGVIGLLTTFINDLAGTFGCLIGLDDAITAITFVALGTSMPDTFASKTAALNEKTADSSVGNVNGSNSVNVFLGLGLPWTIASIYWAVKGEYFEVPAGSLGFTVIVYSVFACIALGLLLLRRFLPVFGRAELGGPQGPKIASGVFVIFLWVFYVILTALQVKDVIKVSF is encoded by the exons ATGTCGGACACGGTGCAGATCAGCAACGTGTCGGTCGACTTGAACAACTATACATGCTCGAGCAAGGGGCTCATACTTCCGCTGGTGAGCGAGTACACGTGGGGGACCGGTGGCCGCGCCTTCCTCTACCTGATTGGGCTGTTGTGGATATTCTTGGCGGTAGCTATCATCGCCGACGTCTTTATGTGTTCCATCGAACGAATCACTGCCAAGACCACCAAGATTCGCGTAGCGGACCCGGATGTGGAGGGTGGTTACCGGGAAATGGACGTCCGTGTGTGGAATAACACTGTCGCCAACCTCAGTTTGCTGGCGCTCGGAACTAGCGCACCAGAGATCTTGCTGTCCGTAATTGAAATCATTGGCAATGGGTTTAAGGCCGGCAACCTTGGGCCAGGAACGATCGTTGGTTCCGCGGCCTTTAATCTCCTCGTTATTTCCGGTATCTGTATCATGTCGATACCTTCACCGGACACACGTCGCATCAAGGAGATAAAAGTGTTCTTCGTGACGGCGTTTACGTGCGTATTCGCGTACGTGTGGATGGCGATCGTGCTGATGGTATCAACGCCAAACAGGGTGGACATCTGGGAAGCGCTCGTGACCCTAGCCATGTTCCCCATCCTCATCCTCGTCGCATACCTCGCTGACCGAAACTTCTGTATGGGCCGGAAGGACGAACATGCCGAGGGCGTCGTCGGCTTCTCTCTAG AGGATAAAGGGCTACTCAAGAGCGAGGTGCGCGGGCAGGCGCGGTCTTATGAGACCA TGAGCGATGAGGACCCTGAGCGTAAACGGGAGTCCCGTCGGGTGCATGATGGAGACGGCGAGGCCGACCTCATGCACCTCGCTAAG GAACTGGGTCACGAGGTCCGAGACGGCGACCTGAGCGAACATGAGGCTGCCCAGCTTGCCATCGCCAAGGCAAACGAGAACACCTCCCATGACCGCGGCTGGTATCGCGTTAACGCCACGCGCATGCTCACCGGAGGCCGGAAACTCATACCGCGTGTGCTCACCAACTTCCAACAG CTGTACGACAACATTCAGCTTGCGCCAGAAGATCGTGCAGACAAGGATATTGCGATGCGGTCCAAGGACCACACGGCCGGCGGCTCGAAGGCGGTGGTGGAGTTCACTGCAGCCGCCGTCAGCGTACTGGAAAACGAGGGCAAGGTCAGGATCGGCATCCGGCGCTATGGAAAGAAGGACATGCCCTGTACCGTCCG TGTAGAGACCATCAACGGCACGGCCCTGGCTGGCGAGGACTATAAGCCCTTTAGTGAGGACGTGCTCTTCTCAAAGAACGAGGAGCTGCGCCAGGTCTTCATCGAAATCGTCGACGACTGCGAGTGGGAACCAGATGAGTTCTTCTTCGTCAGGTTGACCATTCCTGTACAAGAGGACCAGAGCCACGAACAGGTCGCCATTGGCAACGTGGCCATTAACCAGGTCACCATCATTAATGACGACG AACCTGGAAAGCTGGAGTTCGCTAAGCCCAGCTTGGTGATAAAAGAGAGCTACTACGTGGCACGGATCCCGGTGAACCGCATCAACGGCTGCGACGGTCACGTGAGTGTCAAATGGCGTACGTCAGACATCACAGCGAAGGAGGGTATCGATTACCAGGGTCGCGAGGGTCTACTCACGTTCGACAAccaggaaataaacaaaaccatCGACATACCACTCTTTGAAAGCAAG AAGAAGGAGCGTGACGAGTGTTTCGCTATCGAGCTTGGCGATTGTGACGGCGGAGCGGAGCTCGGCAAGATCCGTAAAACCATCGTCACCATCGTCAACGACGACG AGTTTGACGGCATCGTGAGTCGGCTATTGAATATGACGAAGGCGAATATGGGTGGTATGGCGCTCGAGTCCTCCACGTGGGTGCAGCAGTTCAAGGAAGCGATGAACGTCAACGGCGGCGATATCGACAACGCTACCTTCCTCGACTACGTCCTCCACTTCTTCACTTTTGGATGGAAG ATAATCTTCGCGTGTGTACCCCCAGCAAAGTACGGGGGCGGATGGCCGACGTTCCTCATTTCGCTGGGGGTCATCGGGCTCCTCACGACGTTTATAAACGACCTCGCGGGCACATTCGGATGTCTCATCGGGCTCGACGACGCCATTACCGCCATCACATTCGTCGCGCTCG GAACGAGTATGCCTGACACGTTTGCGAGTAAGACGGCAGCGCTAAACGAGAAGACGGCTGACAGCTCGGTGGGGAACGTGAACGGAAGTAACTCGGTGAACGTGTTCCTGGGACTCGGGTTGCCCTGGACCATCGCCTCCATCTACTGGGCAGTCAAG GGTGAATATTTTGAAGTACCGGCGGGTTCCCTAGGCTTCACGGTGATCGTGTACTCGGTGTTCGCTTGTATAGCGCTAGGCCTCCTCCTCCTTCGCCGCTTTCTTCCGGTATTCGGGCGCGCTGAGCTGGGCGGTCCCCAGGGCCCTAAGATTGCCTCAGGCGTGTTCGTTATCTTCCTGTGGGTGTTTTATGTAATACTTACCGCTCTGCAGGTCAAGGATGTTATCAAGGTCAGCTTCTGA
- the LOC128217056 gene encoding sodium/calcium exchanger 3-like isoform X1, which produces MSDTVQISNVSVDLNNYTCSSKGLILPLVSEYTWGTGGRAFLYLIGLLWIFLAVAIIADVFMCSIERITAKTTKIRVADPDVEGGYREMDVRVWNNTVANLSLLALGTSAPEILLSVIEIIGNGFKAGNLGPGTIVGSAAFNLLVISGICIMSIPSPDTRRIKEIKVFFVTAFTCVFAYVWMAIVLMVSTPNRVDIWEALVTLAMFPILILVAYLADRNFCMGRKDEHAEGVVGFSLDSKKKYTEDKGLLKSEVRGQARSYETMSDEDPERKRESRRVHDGDGEADLMHLAKELGHEVRDGDLSEHEAAQLAIAKANENTSHDRGWYRVNATRMLTGGRKLIPRVLTNFQQLYDNIQLAPEDRADKDIAMRSKDHTAGGSKAVVEFTAAAVSVLENEGKVRIGIRRYGKKDMPCTVRVETINGTALAGEDYKPFSEDVLFSKNEELRQVFIEIVDDCEWEPDEFFFVRLTIPVQEDQSHEQVAIGNVAINQVTIINDDEPGKLEFAKPSLVIKESYYVARIPVNRINGCDGHVSVKWRTSDITAKEGIDYQGREGLLTFDNQEINKTIDIPLFESKKKERDECFAIELGDCDGGAELGKIRKTIVTIVNDDEFDGIVSRLLNMTKANMGGMALESSTWVQQFKEAMNVNGGDIDNATFLDYVLHFFTFGWKIIFACVPPAKYGGGWPTFLISLGVIGLLTTFINDLAGTFGCLIGLDDAITAITFVALGTSMPDTFASKTAALNEKTADSSVGNVNGSNSVNVFLGLGLPWTIASIYWAVKGEYFEVPAGSLGFTVIVYSVFACIALGLLLLRRFLPVFGRAELGGPQGPKIASGVFVIFLWVFYVILTALQVKDVIKVSF; this is translated from the exons ATGTCGGACACGGTGCAGATCAGCAACGTGTCGGTCGACTTGAACAACTATACATGCTCGAGCAAGGGGCTCATACTTCCGCTGGTGAGCGAGTACACGTGGGGGACCGGTGGCCGCGCCTTCCTCTACCTGATTGGGCTGTTGTGGATATTCTTGGCGGTAGCTATCATCGCCGACGTCTTTATGTGTTCCATCGAACGAATCACTGCCAAGACCACCAAGATTCGCGTAGCGGACCCGGATGTGGAGGGTGGTTACCGGGAAATGGACGTCCGTGTGTGGAATAACACTGTCGCCAACCTCAGTTTGCTGGCGCTCGGAACTAGCGCACCAGAGATCTTGCTGTCCGTAATTGAAATCATTGGCAATGGGTTTAAGGCCGGCAACCTTGGGCCAGGAACGATCGTTGGTTCCGCGGCCTTTAATCTCCTCGTTATTTCCGGTATCTGTATCATGTCGATACCTTCACCGGACACACGTCGCATCAAGGAGATAAAAGTGTTCTTCGTGACGGCGTTTACGTGCGTATTCGCGTACGTGTGGATGGCGATCGTGCTGATGGTATCAACGCCAAACAGGGTGGACATCTGGGAAGCGCTCGTGACCCTAGCCATGTTCCCCATCCTCATCCTCGTCGCATACCTCGCTGACCGAAACTTCTGTATGGGCCGGAAGGACGAACATGCCGAGGGCGTCGTCGGCTTCTCTCTAG attcaaaaaagaaatacacag AGGATAAAGGGCTACTCAAGAGCGAGGTGCGCGGGCAGGCGCGGTCTTATGAGACCA TGAGCGATGAGGACCCTGAGCGTAAACGGGAGTCCCGTCGGGTGCATGATGGAGACGGCGAGGCCGACCTCATGCACCTCGCTAAG GAACTGGGTCACGAGGTCCGAGACGGCGACCTGAGCGAACATGAGGCTGCCCAGCTTGCCATCGCCAAGGCAAACGAGAACACCTCCCATGACCGCGGCTGGTATCGCGTTAACGCCACGCGCATGCTCACCGGAGGCCGGAAACTCATACCGCGTGTGCTCACCAACTTCCAACAG CTGTACGACAACATTCAGCTTGCGCCAGAAGATCGTGCAGACAAGGATATTGCGATGCGGTCCAAGGACCACACGGCCGGCGGCTCGAAGGCGGTGGTGGAGTTCACTGCAGCCGCCGTCAGCGTACTGGAAAACGAGGGCAAGGTCAGGATCGGCATCCGGCGCTATGGAAAGAAGGACATGCCCTGTACCGTCCG TGTAGAGACCATCAACGGCACGGCCCTGGCTGGCGAGGACTATAAGCCCTTTAGTGAGGACGTGCTCTTCTCAAAGAACGAGGAGCTGCGCCAGGTCTTCATCGAAATCGTCGACGACTGCGAGTGGGAACCAGATGAGTTCTTCTTCGTCAGGTTGACCATTCCTGTACAAGAGGACCAGAGCCACGAACAGGTCGCCATTGGCAACGTGGCCATTAACCAGGTCACCATCATTAATGACGACG AACCTGGAAAGCTGGAGTTCGCTAAGCCCAGCTTGGTGATAAAAGAGAGCTACTACGTGGCACGGATCCCGGTGAACCGCATCAACGGCTGCGACGGTCACGTGAGTGTCAAATGGCGTACGTCAGACATCACAGCGAAGGAGGGTATCGATTACCAGGGTCGCGAGGGTCTACTCACGTTCGACAAccaggaaataaacaaaaccatCGACATACCACTCTTTGAAAGCAAG AAGAAGGAGCGTGACGAGTGTTTCGCTATCGAGCTTGGCGATTGTGACGGCGGAGCGGAGCTCGGCAAGATCCGTAAAACCATCGTCACCATCGTCAACGACGACG AGTTTGACGGCATCGTGAGTCGGCTATTGAATATGACGAAGGCGAATATGGGTGGTATGGCGCTCGAGTCCTCCACGTGGGTGCAGCAGTTCAAGGAAGCGATGAACGTCAACGGCGGCGATATCGACAACGCTACCTTCCTCGACTACGTCCTCCACTTCTTCACTTTTGGATGGAAG ATAATCTTCGCGTGTGTACCCCCAGCAAAGTACGGGGGCGGATGGCCGACGTTCCTCATTTCGCTGGGGGTCATCGGGCTCCTCACGACGTTTATAAACGACCTCGCGGGCACATTCGGATGTCTCATCGGGCTCGACGACGCCATTACCGCCATCACATTCGTCGCGCTCG GAACGAGTATGCCTGACACGTTTGCGAGTAAGACGGCAGCGCTAAACGAGAAGACGGCTGACAGCTCGGTGGGGAACGTGAACGGAAGTAACTCGGTGAACGTGTTCCTGGGACTCGGGTTGCCCTGGACCATCGCCTCCATCTACTGGGCAGTCAAG GGTGAATATTTTGAAGTACCGGCGGGTTCCCTAGGCTTCACGGTGATCGTGTACTCGGTGTTCGCTTGTATAGCGCTAGGCCTCCTCCTCCTTCGCCGCTTTCTTCCGGTATTCGGGCGCGCTGAGCTGGGCGGTCCCCAGGGCCCTAAGATTGCCTCAGGCGTGTTCGTTATCTTCCTGTGGGTGTTTTATGTAATACTTACCGCTCTGCAGGTCAAGGATGTTATCAAGGTCAGCTTCTGA
- the LOC128217056 gene encoding sodium/calcium exchanger 3-like isoform X4 — protein sequence MSDTVQISNVSVDLNNYTCSSKGLILPLVSEYTWGTGGRAFLYLIGLLWIFLAVAIIADVFMCSIERITAKTTKIRVADPDVEGGYREMDVRVWNNTVANLSLLALGTSAPEILLSVIEIIGNGFKAGNLGPGTIVGSAAFNLLVISGICIMSIPSPDTRRIKEIKVFFVTAFTCVFAYVWMAIVLMVSTPNRVDIWEALVTLAMFPILILVAYLADRNFCMGRKDEHAEGVVGFSLDSKKKYTVSDEDPERKRESRRVHDGDGEADLMHLAKELGHEVRDGDLSEHEAAQLAIAKANENTSHDRGWYRVNATRMLTGGRKLIPRVLTNFQQLYDNIQLAPEDRADKDIAMRSKDHTAGGSKAVVEFTAAAVSVLENEGKVRIGIRRYGKKDMPCTVRVETINGTALAGEDYKPFSEDVLFSKNEELRQVFIEIVDDCEWEPDEFFFVRLTIPVQEDQSHEQVAIGNVAINQVTIINDDEPGKLEFAKPSLVIKESYYVARIPVNRINGCDGHVSVKWRTSDITAKEGIDYQGREGLLTFDNQEINKTIDIPLFESKKKERDECFAIELGDCDGGAELGKIRKTIVTIVNDDEFDGIVSRLLNMTKANMGGMALESSTWVQQFKEAMNVNGGDIDNATFLDYVLHFFTFGWKIIFACVPPAKYGGGWPTFLISLGVIGLLTTFINDLAGTFGCLIGLDDAITAITFVALGTSMPDTFASKTAALNEKTADSSVGNVNGSNSVNVFLGLGLPWTIASIYWAVKGEYFEVPAGSLGFTVIVYSVFACIALGLLLLRRFLPVFGRAELGGPQGPKIASGVFVIFLWVFYVILTALQVKDVIKVSF from the exons ATGTCGGACACGGTGCAGATCAGCAACGTGTCGGTCGACTTGAACAACTATACATGCTCGAGCAAGGGGCTCATACTTCCGCTGGTGAGCGAGTACACGTGGGGGACCGGTGGCCGCGCCTTCCTCTACCTGATTGGGCTGTTGTGGATATTCTTGGCGGTAGCTATCATCGCCGACGTCTTTATGTGTTCCATCGAACGAATCACTGCCAAGACCACCAAGATTCGCGTAGCGGACCCGGATGTGGAGGGTGGTTACCGGGAAATGGACGTCCGTGTGTGGAATAACACTGTCGCCAACCTCAGTTTGCTGGCGCTCGGAACTAGCGCACCAGAGATCTTGCTGTCCGTAATTGAAATCATTGGCAATGGGTTTAAGGCCGGCAACCTTGGGCCAGGAACGATCGTTGGTTCCGCGGCCTTTAATCTCCTCGTTATTTCCGGTATCTGTATCATGTCGATACCTTCACCGGACACACGTCGCATCAAGGAGATAAAAGTGTTCTTCGTGACGGCGTTTACGTGCGTATTCGCGTACGTGTGGATGGCGATCGTGCTGATGGTATCAACGCCAAACAGGGTGGACATCTGGGAAGCGCTCGTGACCCTAGCCATGTTCCCCATCCTCATCCTCGTCGCATACCTCGCTGACCGAAACTTCTGTATGGGCCGGAAGGACGAACATGCCGAGGGCGTCGTCGGCTTCTCTCTAG attcaaaaaagaaatacacag TGAGCGATGAGGACCCTGAGCGTAAACGGGAGTCCCGTCGGGTGCATGATGGAGACGGCGAGGCCGACCTCATGCACCTCGCTAAG GAACTGGGTCACGAGGTCCGAGACGGCGACCTGAGCGAACATGAGGCTGCCCAGCTTGCCATCGCCAAGGCAAACGAGAACACCTCCCATGACCGCGGCTGGTATCGCGTTAACGCCACGCGCATGCTCACCGGAGGCCGGAAACTCATACCGCGTGTGCTCACCAACTTCCAACAG CTGTACGACAACATTCAGCTTGCGCCAGAAGATCGTGCAGACAAGGATATTGCGATGCGGTCCAAGGACCACACGGCCGGCGGCTCGAAGGCGGTGGTGGAGTTCACTGCAGCCGCCGTCAGCGTACTGGAAAACGAGGGCAAGGTCAGGATCGGCATCCGGCGCTATGGAAAGAAGGACATGCCCTGTACCGTCCG TGTAGAGACCATCAACGGCACGGCCCTGGCTGGCGAGGACTATAAGCCCTTTAGTGAGGACGTGCTCTTCTCAAAGAACGAGGAGCTGCGCCAGGTCTTCATCGAAATCGTCGACGACTGCGAGTGGGAACCAGATGAGTTCTTCTTCGTCAGGTTGACCATTCCTGTACAAGAGGACCAGAGCCACGAACAGGTCGCCATTGGCAACGTGGCCATTAACCAGGTCACCATCATTAATGACGACG AACCTGGAAAGCTGGAGTTCGCTAAGCCCAGCTTGGTGATAAAAGAGAGCTACTACGTGGCACGGATCCCGGTGAACCGCATCAACGGCTGCGACGGTCACGTGAGTGTCAAATGGCGTACGTCAGACATCACAGCGAAGGAGGGTATCGATTACCAGGGTCGCGAGGGTCTACTCACGTTCGACAAccaggaaataaacaaaaccatCGACATACCACTCTTTGAAAGCAAG AAGAAGGAGCGTGACGAGTGTTTCGCTATCGAGCTTGGCGATTGTGACGGCGGAGCGGAGCTCGGCAAGATCCGTAAAACCATCGTCACCATCGTCAACGACGACG AGTTTGACGGCATCGTGAGTCGGCTATTGAATATGACGAAGGCGAATATGGGTGGTATGGCGCTCGAGTCCTCCACGTGGGTGCAGCAGTTCAAGGAAGCGATGAACGTCAACGGCGGCGATATCGACAACGCTACCTTCCTCGACTACGTCCTCCACTTCTTCACTTTTGGATGGAAG ATAATCTTCGCGTGTGTACCCCCAGCAAAGTACGGGGGCGGATGGCCGACGTTCCTCATTTCGCTGGGGGTCATCGGGCTCCTCACGACGTTTATAAACGACCTCGCGGGCACATTCGGATGTCTCATCGGGCTCGACGACGCCATTACCGCCATCACATTCGTCGCGCTCG GAACGAGTATGCCTGACACGTTTGCGAGTAAGACGGCAGCGCTAAACGAGAAGACGGCTGACAGCTCGGTGGGGAACGTGAACGGAAGTAACTCGGTGAACGTGTTCCTGGGACTCGGGTTGCCCTGGACCATCGCCTCCATCTACTGGGCAGTCAAG GGTGAATATTTTGAAGTACCGGCGGGTTCCCTAGGCTTCACGGTGATCGTGTACTCGGTGTTCGCTTGTATAGCGCTAGGCCTCCTCCTCCTTCGCCGCTTTCTTCCGGTATTCGGGCGCGCTGAGCTGGGCGGTCCCCAGGGCCCTAAGATTGCCTCAGGCGTGTTCGTTATCTTCCTGTGGGTGTTTTATGTAATACTTACCGCTCTGCAGGTCAAGGATGTTATCAAGGTCAGCTTCTGA